Proteins encoded together in one Desulfosporosinus meridiei DSM 13257 window:
- a CDS encoding DUF4367 domain-containing protein: MNGGNPVVNWTKDYVPTYIPDGYKATDISRSKIYNEIQFKNERGEFITYTELTEGNRPALDTENASVTKTVDINGHEGTLVEKNSVVTIIWEMNSRIFMIRAQIDQDVAMKISEGVKYIN; encoded by the coding sequence TTGAACGGAGGAAATCCAGTTGTAAACTGGACCAAAGACTATGTTCCGACTTATATACCGGATGGCTATAAAGCCACTGATATATCCAGAAGTAAAATTTATAACGAAATCCAATTTAAGAACGAACGGGGAGAGTTTATTACTTATACGGAGTTAACTGAGGGCAACAGGCCTGCGCTGGATACGGAGAATGCTTCAGTCACTAAAACCGTCGATATAAACGGTCATGAGGGAACACTGGTGGAAAAGAACTCAGTGGTGACAATCATATGGGAAATGAATAGCCGTATATTTATGATTCGGGCTCAGATAGACCAGGATGTGGCAATGAAAATCTCTGAAGGAGTAAAATATATTAATTAA